The Rhipicephalus sanguineus isolate Rsan-2018 chromosome 7, BIME_Rsan_1.4, whole genome shotgun sequence genome includes a window with the following:
- the LOC119400367 gene encoding venom peptide MmKTx1 gives MWFRSFLLFAATVVLTEWHTANGYVSIAEVPVENGECDFNGTKIASGHPLNLEEPCETWTCNTRDGATGHLSIAGCGTVGAGAGCRKVKGTGVYPDCCEKVICD, from the exons ATGTGGTTTCgaagctttcttctgttcgctgCAACAGTGGTACTCACCGAGTGGCACACGGCCAATGGTTATGTTTCGATTGCCGAGGTTCCCGTCGAAAATG gtgaaTGCGACTTCAACGGGACAAAAATAGCATCAGGTCACCCCCTGAACCTGGAAGAACCTTGTGAAACGTGGACCTGCAATACACGTGATGGCGCAACCGGTCACCTTTCAATAGCAGG aTGTGGTACCGTGGGTGCAGGTGCTGGCTGCAGGAAAGTCAAGGGCACCGGCGTCTATCCAGACTGCTGTGAAAAAGTGATCTGCGACTGA